In Streptomyces sp. RFCAC02, the following proteins share a genomic window:
- a CDS encoding CehA/McbA family metallohydrolase, with protein MFDLPFGRTGRFWKGNLHTHTDRSDGALSPEETVRHYREAGYDFLAVTDHFRRAHGFPLTDTRPLRTAGFTTLIGAELHAPHTEFSAEWHIVAVGLPLGFAPPAPDETAPSLARRARAAGAFVGMAHPAASLLTAADAETLDAAHAVEVHNALSAREHRGDSWHLADVLLGRGHRLSAYAADDAHFQPHDPPACAAWVQVRADTLAPDAILSSLKAGHYYASTGPELHDVRVTDGVLTVRCSPARTMLLTGGVPGALVTEGDGLTEWTVPLGRFAAAHCRVTVEDAAGGRAWSNPFTPDRAAG; from the coding sequence GTGTTCGATCTGCCGTTCGGCAGGACCGGTCGCTTCTGGAAAGGCAATCTGCACACGCACACGGACCGCTCCGACGGCGCGCTGTCCCCGGAGGAGACCGTGCGCCACTACCGGGAGGCCGGGTACGACTTCCTGGCGGTCACCGACCACTTCCGCCGCGCCCACGGCTTCCCCCTGACGGACACCCGGCCCCTGCGAACAGCCGGATTCACCACCCTCATCGGTGCCGAACTGCACGCGCCACACACGGAGTTCTCCGCCGAGTGGCACATCGTCGCCGTCGGCCTGCCCCTCGGCTTCGCGCCGCCGGCACCGGACGAGACCGCGCCGTCGCTCGCACGCCGCGCCCGGGCCGCCGGCGCGTTCGTCGGCATGGCCCACCCGGCCGCCTCCCTGCTCACCGCCGCCGACGCCGAGACGCTGGACGCGGCCCACGCGGTCGAGGTCCACAACGCCCTCTCCGCCCGCGAGCACAGGGGCGACAGCTGGCACCTCGCAGACGTCCTCCTGGGCCGCGGCCACCGGCTCAGCGCCTACGCCGCCGACGACGCCCACTTCCAGCCCCACGACCCGCCGGCCTGCGCGGCATGGGTCCAGGTGCGCGCCGACACGCTCGCCCCCGACGCGATCCTGTCCTCGCTCAAGGCCGGCCACTACTACGCGAGCACCGGCCCCGAACTCCACGACGTGCGGGTCACCGACGGCGTCCTCACGGTCCGCTGCTCCCCGGCACGCACGATGCTGCTGACGGGCGGCGTGCCGGGGGCGCTCGTGACCGAGGGCGACGGCCTGACGGAGTGGACCGTCCCGCTCGGCCGGTTCGCCGCCGCCCACTGCCGTGTCACCGTCGAGGACGCCGCGGGCGGGCGGGCCTGGAGCAACCCGTTCACCCCGGACCGCGCCGCCGGCTGA
- a CDS encoding serine/threonine-protein kinase: MTPGRLLAGRYALTEPLGKGGMGEVWAGRDTALGDRRVAVKLLHTDRIAGTAADEELTEDLRRRFLRECRATARIDHPGLVAVHDAGQDGAELYLVMQLIDGSDLADHLAEHDPYPWPWAVAVLVQLCSTLAAVHALGVVHRDLKPGNVMIRPDGRVTVLDLGIAAVTDGTEETRLTRTGTLLGTPLYMAPEQAVGGPPVGPAADLYALGAIGYELLAGRVPFSAPGAAGLLYKKLHEEPVPLDHLRPGLPPGLAGLVHRLLHKDPDHRAPSAAALFTDLAALLAAHAPRTDTSGDAAVPLDPTRPLYHPLAPWPPARPRENDLSASLEEIKRLLGQGRYADVAELLCRVIPVAAARYGEGSPVVRSLRKQYAATLLDTAQYARALPEIRRLADDLTAERGPYDPLVLQLRQDEQLCVANLGG; this comes from the coding sequence GTGACCCCGGGACGCCTCCTCGCCGGCCGCTACGCCCTCACCGAACCCCTCGGCAAGGGCGGCATGGGCGAGGTCTGGGCCGGGCGCGACACGGCGCTCGGCGACCGCCGCGTCGCCGTCAAGCTCCTCCACACCGACCGCATCGCCGGCACGGCGGCCGACGAGGAGCTGACCGAGGACCTGCGGCGCCGCTTCCTGCGCGAGTGCCGCGCCACCGCGCGGATCGACCACCCGGGCCTGGTCGCCGTCCACGACGCGGGCCAGGACGGCGCCGAGCTGTACCTCGTCATGCAGCTCATCGACGGCTCCGACCTCGCCGACCACCTCGCCGAGCACGACCCCTACCCGTGGCCGTGGGCCGTCGCCGTGCTGGTGCAGCTCTGCTCGACGCTCGCCGCCGTGCACGCCCTCGGTGTCGTGCACCGCGACCTGAAGCCCGGCAACGTCATGATCCGCCCGGACGGCCGGGTCACCGTCCTCGACCTCGGGATCGCCGCCGTCACCGACGGCACCGAGGAGACCCGTCTCACCCGCACCGGCACCCTCCTCGGCACGCCCCTGTACATGGCGCCGGAGCAGGCGGTCGGCGGCCCGCCGGTCGGTCCCGCGGCCGACCTGTACGCGCTCGGCGCCATCGGGTACGAACTCCTCGCCGGCCGCGTCCCGTTCAGCGCGCCCGGGGCGGCGGGCCTGCTCTACAAGAAGCTGCACGAGGAGCCCGTGCCGCTCGACCACCTCCGCCCGGGGCTGCCGCCCGGCCTCGCCGGCCTCGTGCACCGGCTGCTGCACAAGGACCCGGACCACCGCGCCCCGAGCGCCGCCGCCCTGTTCACGGACCTGGCCGCCCTGCTCGCCGCCCACGCCCCGCGGACGGACACGTCGGGCGACGCGGCCGTCCCGCTCGACCCGACGCGCCCCCTGTACCACCCGCTGGCCCCCTGGCCGCCCGCCCGGCCGCGCGAGAACGACCTGTCGGCGAGTCTGGAGGAGATCAAACGCCTGCTGGGCCAGGGCCGTTACGCCGACGTGGCCGAGCTGCTGTGCCGGGTGATCCCGGTGGCGGCGGCCCGTTACGGAGAGGGCTCGCCGGTGGTGCGCAGCCTGCGCAAGCAGTACGCCGCGACCCTGCTCGACACCGCCCAGTACGCGCGGGCGCTCCCGGAGATCCGGCGCCTCGCCGACGACCTGACCGCCGAACGCGGCCCGTACGACCCGCTGGTCCTCCAGCTCCGGCAGGACGAGCAGCTCTGCGTCGCGAACCTCGGCGGCTGA
- a CDS encoding DUF4352 domain-containing protein, translated as MVRTRRRMTAVAALTVAALTMGGALTACSSDDEGDSGTSSEQTTQEDSSEDKPAEEEAAEEEPAEDAPAEDPADDGTLAADETATFTGDVNITLSAPEEYTPDEFAIGHTEGNQPYVVTITIENAGTEAYDTEMLLATARAGEDGVEAEEIFDDTVGGFVGTLPPGQTGTGQLAFDVPPDTAELNVQIEDIADFESSGHFWTLTF; from the coding sequence ATGGTCAGGACCCGACGGCGGATGACGGCTGTGGCGGCGCTCACGGTGGCGGCGCTCACGATGGGCGGCGCGCTCACCGCCTGCTCCTCCGACGACGAGGGCGACTCGGGCACGTCGAGCGAGCAGACCACGCAGGAGGACAGCTCCGAGGACAAGCCCGCCGAGGAGGAGGCCGCCGAGGAGGAGCCGGCCGAGGACGCGCCCGCCGAGGACCCCGCGGACGACGGCACGCTGGCGGCGGACGAGACCGCGACGTTCACGGGCGATGTGAACATCACCCTGTCCGCTCCGGAGGAGTACACGCCCGACGAGTTCGCGATCGGCCACACCGAGGGCAACCAGCCGTACGTCGTCACCATCACCATCGAGAACGCCGGCACGGAGGCGTACGACACCGAGATGCTCCTCGCGACCGCGCGGGCCGGCGAGGACGGTGTGGAGGCCGAGGAGATCTTCGACGACACCGTGGGCGGCTTCGTGGGCACCCTGCCCCCCGGCCAGACCGGGACCGGCCAGCTCGCCTTCGACGTGCCGCCGGACACCGCCGAGCTCAACGTGCAGATCGAGGACATCGCCGACTTCGAGAGCAGCGGCCACTTCTGGACCCTGACGTTCTGA
- a CDS encoding SUKH-4 family immunity protein, which produces MDFAIERRGLEAAFTPGRLAVVPPGRLSGAVTHEGARRFLTGVGLPVVSGFLYEPEDALTCGLPDADEFEPEFDTLTDLPETAASWVALGFCHGDTLFLDGTTGLVWALPQGEVCADVANGGVDRLARFLADLFAEWDAFDEGTPRAAREAAAGRLRAAFAAVDAVATGHPGTLWNRILDGLVLAPSAS; this is translated from the coding sequence GTGGATTTCGCGATCGAACGGCGCGGTCTCGAGGCGGCGTTCACACCGGGGCGGCTGGCCGTCGTCCCGCCGGGGCGGCTCAGCGGAGCCGTGACGCACGAGGGGGCGCGCCGGTTCCTGACCGGGGTGGGGCTGCCAGTGGTTTCCGGGTTCCTGTACGAGCCGGAGGACGCGCTCACCTGCGGACTGCCGGACGCGGACGAGTTCGAGCCGGAGTTCGACACACTGACGGATCTGCCGGAGACGGCCGCGAGCTGGGTCGCCCTCGGCTTCTGTCACGGTGACACGCTGTTCCTCGACGGGACGACGGGCCTCGTGTGGGCGCTGCCGCAGGGCGAGGTGTGCGCCGATGTCGCCAACGGCGGGGTCGACCGCCTGGCGCGCTTCCTGGCCGACCTGTTCGCCGAGTGGGACGCCTTCGACGAGGGCACGCCGCGTGCCGCCAGGGAGGCGGCGGCCGGGCGGCTGCGGGCGGCGTTCGCCGCGGTGGACGCGGTGGCGACGGGGCATCCCGGCACCCTGTGGAACCGGATCCTCGACGGTCTGGTCCTGGCCCCTTCCGCGTCCTGA
- a CDS encoding nitroreductase family deazaflavin-dependent oxidoreductase gives MTAPENPESTRPELPTGWRRFLFRLPIRLYRARLGWLLGRRLLLLEHVGRKSGRTRQVVIEVVARDVPHGPSWTVASGFGPRAAWYRNLRATPRVTIQVGARRHDVVARFLPPDEGAELMAGYAARNPRLARRLSAFMGFRLADGSPDEFRRVGRSIPFVRLEPRTPDGES, from the coding sequence GTGACCGCTCCGGAGAATCCCGAGTCCACCCGTCCCGAACTGCCCACCGGATGGCGCCGGTTCCTGTTCCGGCTGCCGATCCGGCTCTACCGCGCACGGCTCGGGTGGCTGCTCGGCCGGCGCCTCCTGCTGCTGGAACACGTCGGCCGGAAGTCGGGGCGCACGCGGCAGGTCGTGATCGAGGTGGTCGCGCGGGACGTACCGCACGGCCCCTCGTGGACGGTGGCCTCCGGCTTCGGCCCACGGGCCGCCTGGTACCGGAACCTGCGCGCCACGCCCCGTGTCACGATCCAGGTCGGCGCCCGGCGGCACGACGTCGTCGCGCGTTTCCTGCCGCCGGACGAGGGCGCCGAACTGATGGCGGGGTACGCGGCGCGCAACCCGCGGCTCGCGCGGCGGCTGAGCGCGTTCATGGGCTTCCGCCTCGCGGACGGCAGTCCGGACGAGTTCCGGCGGGTCGGCCGTTCGATCCCCTTCGTCCGCCTGGAACCGCGCACCCCCGACGGAGAGTCCTGA
- a CDS encoding MOSC domain-containing protein — MRLLSVNVGRPRPNPWKRLPATGIDKFPVDGPVAVADPGPKGTGAVGLAGDRAYDVKHHGGSDQAVYAYAREDLDRWSADLGRPLAGGAFGENLTTAGVDVNGALIGERWRVGPDVVLEVSCPRIPCATFEGRLGIDGWNARFLRAALPGAYLRVVVPGDIRAGDPVEIAGRPEHDVTVALAFRAITLEPELLPRLLVADALPEADMARIRRRTATPPVAAGDGAV, encoded by the coding sequence ATGAGACTGCTGTCCGTCAACGTAGGCCGGCCGCGGCCCAATCCGTGGAAGCGCCTGCCCGCCACCGGCATCGACAAGTTCCCCGTCGACGGTCCGGTGGCCGTCGCCGATCCAGGTCCGAAGGGCACCGGGGCCGTGGGGCTCGCGGGCGACCGGGCGTACGACGTGAAACACCACGGCGGCAGCGACCAGGCCGTCTACGCCTACGCCCGCGAGGATCTGGACCGGTGGTCCGCCGACCTTGGCCGGCCCCTGGCCGGCGGGGCCTTCGGCGAGAACCTCACCACCGCCGGCGTGGACGTCAACGGCGCGCTGATCGGGGAGCGGTGGCGCGTCGGCCCGGACGTCGTCCTTGAGGTGTCGTGCCCGCGCATCCCGTGCGCGACGTTCGAGGGCCGGCTCGGCATCGACGGGTGGAACGCGCGTTTCCTGCGTGCCGCGCTGCCCGGCGCCTACCTGCGGGTGGTGGTGCCGGGGGACATCCGGGCGGGCGATCCGGTCGAGATCGCCGGGCGCCCGGAGCACGACGTCACGGTGGCGCTGGCGTTCCGCGCGATCACGCTGGAGCCCGAGCTGCTGCCGCGGCTGCTGGTGGCCGACGCGCTGCCGGAGGCGGACATGGCGCGGATCAGGCGCCGCACGGCCACGCCGCCGGTGGCCGCGGGCGACGGAGCGGTGTGA
- a CDS encoding N-6 DNA methylase, with amino-acid sequence MSGQNTEVTAAGIARLAGVGRAAVSNWRRRHDHFPRPVGGTEASPTFSLPEVERWLRRHGKLAEVPLRERLWQLVESDPEGTGEAVARLGAQLLQHGAAAPPDAGDAAAAVAALAAETSPGDAYAFLLDRHLDAAARQLTTTPPETAELMAALTGPADSVYDPACGPGTLLAAARDAEGRPPGELHGQDTDPLLARLSGIRLALRGGAAGVRVETGDTLLADAFPHLTADAVLCHPPFNERHWGHADLTYDPRWEYGLPARTESELAWVQHALARLRPGGTAVLLMPPAVASRRTGRRVRAGLLRRGALRAVIALPTGAAPPHNLPLHLWVLRKPDPAAGGQAPAPRLLVIETGTAAVRPAPAGRAGGGEIDWSALRRTVLGAWTAFERDGDLGERAGVHRALPVIDLLDDEVDLAPARHLPPPGHTTGTSALAAVEQDLRDTLHRTLDLAPAPHPPGAEEPSGPHWSTVTVGELARSGALEVHLAGSAAEPPPARAGDVLVPLLHDGETAPCVVSGTEAGQVPDRHTGLLRPDPEALDAWFLAGFLRGSANTRQASSYASSAGRVDLRRLKVPRLPLDVQRGYGRRFAELAAFEAALRHAADLGRRLAQGMVDGLTEGTVPPGGPAD; translated from the coding sequence GTGTCCGGGCAGAACACGGAAGTCACCGCCGCGGGCATCGCCCGGCTCGCCGGCGTGGGGCGCGCCGCGGTGAGCAACTGGCGCCGCCGGCATGACCACTTCCCCCGGCCGGTCGGCGGCACGGAGGCCAGTCCCACGTTCTCCCTCCCCGAGGTCGAACGCTGGCTCCGCCGCCACGGCAAGCTCGCCGAAGTGCCCCTGCGCGAGCGGCTGTGGCAGCTCGTCGAGTCCGATCCCGAGGGGACGGGGGAGGCCGTCGCGCGGCTCGGCGCACAGCTCCTCCAGCACGGCGCCGCGGCACCCCCCGACGCCGGTGACGCGGCCGCTGCCGTCGCCGCGCTCGCCGCCGAGACCTCGCCCGGCGACGCGTACGCCTTCCTGCTGGACCGTCACCTCGACGCCGCCGCCCGGCAGTTGACGACGACTCCGCCGGAGACGGCCGAGCTGATGGCCGCCCTCACCGGCCCCGCCGACTCCGTGTACGACCCCGCCTGCGGCCCCGGCACTCTGCTCGCCGCCGCCCGCGACGCCGAGGGCCGTCCGCCCGGCGAACTCCACGGCCAGGACACCGACCCGCTCCTCGCGCGCCTGAGCGGCATCCGCCTCGCCCTGCGCGGCGGCGCCGCCGGCGTCCGCGTCGAGACCGGCGACACGCTCCTCGCCGACGCGTTCCCCCACCTGACCGCCGACGCCGTCCTGTGCCACCCCCCGTTCAACGAACGCCACTGGGGCCACGCCGACCTCACCTACGACCCCCGGTGGGAGTACGGCCTCCCCGCCCGCACCGAGTCCGAACTGGCCTGGGTCCAGCACGCCCTGGCCCGCCTGCGGCCCGGCGGCACCGCCGTCCTCCTCATGCCCCCGGCCGTCGCCTCCCGCCGCACCGGCCGTCGCGTCCGCGCGGGCCTCCTGCGGCGCGGCGCCCTGCGCGCCGTCATCGCGCTGCCCACCGGCGCCGCACCCCCGCACAACCTCCCGCTCCACCTGTGGGTCCTGCGCAAGCCCGACCCCGCGGCGGGCGGGCAGGCCCCCGCGCCCCGGCTCCTCGTCATCGAGACCGGTACGGCCGCCGTCCGCCCCGCGCCCGCCGGACGCGCAGGCGGCGGCGAGATCGACTGGTCCGCGCTGCGCCGCACCGTCCTCGGGGCGTGGACCGCGTTCGAGCGCGACGGCGACCTCGGGGAGCGGGCCGGGGTCCACCGCGCGCTGCCCGTCATCGACCTGCTGGACGACGAGGTGGACCTCGCCCCCGCCCGGCACCTCCCGCCGCCGGGGCACACCACCGGCACGTCCGCCCTCGCCGCCGTCGAGCAGGACCTCCGGGACACCCTGCACCGCACCCTCGACCTCGCGCCCGCGCCGCACCCGCCCGGCGCCGAGGAGCCGAGCGGCCCCCACTGGTCCACCGTGACCGTCGGGGAACTCGCCCGCTCCGGCGCCCTCGAAGTGCACCTCGCGGGATCCGCGGCCGAGCCGCCGCCGGCCCGCGCGGGGGACGTCCTCGTGCCGCTGCTGCACGACGGCGAGACCGCGCCGTGCGTGGTGTCCGGCACGGAGGCCGGGCAGGTCCCCGACCGCCACACAGGCCTGCTGCGGCCCGATCCCGAGGCGCTGGACGCGTGGTTCCTGGCCGGTTTCCTGCGCGGCAGCGCGAACACCCGGCAGGCCAGCAGCTACGCGTCCAGCGCGGGCCGCGTCGACCTGCGGCGGCTCAAGGTCCCGCGGCTGCCGCTCGACGTGCAGCGGGGATACGGCCGCCGGTTCGCCGAACTCGCCGCGTTCGAGGCGGCGTTGCGGCACGCCGCCGATCTCGGCCGCCGTCTCGCCCAGGGGATGGTGGACGGCCTCACCGAGGGCACCGTACCGCCCGGCGGCCCGGCCGACTGA
- a CDS encoding AMP-binding protein, whose amino-acid sequence MDPLLPTLSAAVPPDRPAVRFGATTLTHAGLAAAARALAAELDPARRVAVWAAPEPATAVAVAAALLAGVAAVPLNPRSGEAELGHILADSDPAAVLVPPGTGLPAPVAALPRVEVDVHRAMTQAPPEPPEESPALVVYTSGTTGPPKGAVIPRRAIRATLDALADAWGWTDADVLVHGLPLFHVHGLILGVLGPLRHGGAVRHLGRFSPGAAAEALADGGTMLFGVPTMYHRIAEALPGDARLAAALAGARLLVSGSAALPAPDREAIHRATGRRVVERYGMTETLMNTSVRPGDPDPDGAAGTVGTPLAGVTLRLVDDDGAELPPGDPDAIGEIQLRGPNLFSGYLNRPDATGAAFAPGGWFRTGDMATLDAAGRVRIVGRRATDLIKSGGYKIGAGEIENALLDHPAVREAAVTGEPDPDLGERIVAWIVPADPAAPPAADAIAGHVAALLAPHKRPRVVRCLTALPRNDMGKIMKRALHD is encoded by the coding sequence GTGGACCCCCTGCTGCCCACCCTGTCCGCCGCCGTACCGCCGGACCGCCCGGCGGTACGGTTCGGCGCAACGACCCTGACCCACGCCGGCCTGGCCGCCGCCGCGCGGGCACTGGCCGCGGAGCTCGACCCGGCGCGCCGGGTGGCCGTGTGGGCCGCGCCCGAGCCGGCGACCGCCGTCGCCGTGGCCGCCGCGCTGCTCGCCGGTGTCGCGGCCGTGCCGCTCAACCCCCGCTCGGGTGAGGCGGAACTCGGCCACATCCTGGCCGACAGCGACCCGGCCGCCGTCCTCGTGCCGCCGGGCACCGGCCTCCCGGCCCCCGTCGCCGCCCTGCCCCGCGTCGAGGTGGACGTCCACCGCGCCATGACCCAGGCCCCGCCCGAGCCGCCGGAGGAGAGCCCGGCGCTGGTCGTCTACACGTCCGGCACCACAGGCCCGCCGAAGGGCGCCGTCATCCCGCGCCGCGCGATCCGCGCCACGCTCGACGCGCTCGCCGACGCCTGGGGCTGGACGGACGCCGACGTCCTGGTCCACGGGCTGCCGCTGTTCCATGTGCACGGCCTGATCCTCGGCGTCCTCGGTCCGCTGCGGCACGGCGGCGCGGTGCGGCACCTGGGCCGCTTCTCGCCCGGCGCGGCCGCCGAGGCCCTGGCGGACGGCGGGACGATGCTGTTCGGCGTGCCGACGATGTACCACCGCATCGCCGAGGCGCTCCCGGGCGACGCGCGCCTCGCCGCGGCGCTGGCCGGCGCCCGGCTCCTCGTCTCCGGCTCGGCGGCCCTGCCGGCGCCCGACCGGGAGGCGATCCACCGCGCCACGGGCCGGCGCGTCGTCGAGCGGTACGGCATGACCGAGACGCTGATGAACACGTCCGTCCGCCCCGGCGACCCGGACCCGGACGGCGCGGCGGGCACCGTCGGCACCCCGCTCGCCGGCGTGACGCTGCGCCTGGTGGACGACGACGGCGCCGAACTGCCGCCCGGCGACCCGGACGCGATCGGCGAGATCCAGCTCCGCGGCCCGAACCTGTTCTCGGGCTACCTGAACCGCCCGGACGCCACCGGCGCCGCGTTCGCTCCCGGCGGCTGGTTCCGCACCGGCGACATGGCGACCCTGGACGCCGCGGGGCGCGTACGGATCGTGGGCCGCCGCGCGACCGATCTGATCAAGAGCGGCGGGTACAAGATCGGCGCGGGCGAGATCGAGAACGCGCTGCTCGACCACCCGGCGGTGCGCGAGGCCGCCGTCACCGGCGAGCCCGACCCCGACCTCGGGGAGCGGATCGTCGCCTGGATCGTGCCCGCCGATCCGGCAGCCCCGCCCGCCGCCGACGCGATCGCCGGCCATGTGGCGGCGCTGCTCGCACCCCACAAACGCCCCCGCGTCGTGCGCTGTCTCACCGCCCTGCCGCGCAACGACATGGGCAAGATCATGAAGCGGGCACTCCATGACTGA
- a CDS encoding pyridoxal 5'-phosphate synthase gives MDAEARSAGGGSTREWLRGIEVFTGPLAEFDPDGAPGEPVALFLAWLREAVGAGAPAPHAATLSTVGEDGMPDARVLIVKNVDAGGWQFASHADSPKGRQVAGRPAAALTFFWPLLGRQVRVRGTVSAESAAASAADLLARSPSARAEALIGRQSDRLASRAEHDRAIGQALARIESDPALVAPAWTLYTLTPLAVEFWQADDGRSHTRLRYERSGPAAAWERHLLWP, from the coding sequence ATGGACGCGGAGGCCCGTTCCGCCGGCGGAGGCAGTACGCGGGAGTGGCTGCGCGGCATCGAGGTCTTCACCGGGCCGCTCGCGGAGTTCGACCCCGACGGCGCCCCCGGTGAGCCCGTCGCGCTGTTCCTCGCGTGGCTGCGGGAGGCCGTGGGAGCCGGGGCGCCCGCGCCGCACGCCGCGACGCTGTCCACGGTCGGGGAGGACGGCATGCCGGACGCCAGGGTCCTCATCGTGAAGAACGTGGACGCCGGCGGCTGGCAGTTCGCGTCGCACGCCGACAGTCCGAAGGGCCGTCAGGTGGCGGGCCGCCCGGCCGCGGCCCTCACCTTCTTCTGGCCGCTCCTCGGCCGTCAGGTACGGGTGCGGGGCACGGTGTCGGCGGAGTCCGCGGCGGCGAGTGCCGCCGACCTGCTGGCGCGCTCGCCGTCCGCCCGCGCCGAGGCGCTGATCGGCCGCCAGAGCGACCGCCTGGCGAGCCGGGCGGAACACGACCGCGCGATCGGCCAGGCCCTCGCCAGGATCGAGTCCGACCCGGCCCTCGTCGCCCCCGCCTGGACGCTCTACACGCTCACACCGCTCGCGGTCGAGTTCTGGCAGGCGGACGACGGCCGCTCCCACACGCGGCTCCGTTACGAGCGCTCCGGCCCCGCCGCCGCGTGGGAGCGCCACCTGCTGTGGCCGTAG
- a CDS encoding carboxyl transferase domain-containing protein — MTDRRRTARAALAAVTRDFVDLPVPHPSPPGRPDGPIGWPGYDAARARAAGRTGERESVVCGTALIGGRDVVAVAFEFGFLGGSIGERTGDLLAAAHAHARERRVPLVSLIATGGSRVQEGMRALGQLHRLAAESARTRAVGVPQIAVALDPTTGGGWAVLGAGADVVIGMSRAQVGFAGSRVRPPGVGADAYTADSQYVHGHIDALVTDAGLADELIRWVTLLAPPHPLAPADPPPALGDTAVPATGWEAVCRARDLTRPGADAYLDAYFDVRAPIRGDRCGGSDRTVECGFGRRAGRTVAYAAQSGARTSPAGYRTAARLVRLAGRLGVPVLTLVDTPGADNGPDAERAGAGPAIADLFAAVATATVPVTSLLIGEGGSGGALALAAPGRTYAVPGSYFAVIAPEDAAAIVGRDREDAPEVANLLSLRAPDVARLGITHEH; from the coding sequence ATGACTGACCGCCGCCGGACGGCCCGCGCCGCGCTGGCGGCCGTCACCCGCGACTTCGTCGACCTGCCCGTCCCGCACCCGTCACCGCCGGGCCGCCCCGACGGGCCGATCGGCTGGCCCGGGTACGACGCGGCGCGCGCCCGCGCCGCCGGCCGTACCGGCGAGCGGGAGTCCGTCGTCTGCGGCACGGCCCTCATCGGCGGGCGGGACGTCGTGGCCGTCGCGTTCGAGTTCGGTTTCCTGGGCGGCTCTATCGGGGAGCGCACCGGGGACCTGCTGGCCGCCGCGCACGCGCACGCCAGGGAACGCCGCGTCCCCCTGGTCTCCCTCATCGCGACGGGCGGCAGCCGCGTGCAGGAGGGTATGCGTGCCCTCGGCCAACTGCACCGGCTGGCCGCCGAGTCGGCCCGTACGCGCGCGGTCGGCGTGCCGCAGATCGCCGTGGCGCTCGATCCGACGACCGGCGGCGGCTGGGCGGTGCTCGGCGCGGGCGCCGACGTGGTGATCGGCATGTCGCGGGCACAGGTCGGCTTCGCGGGGTCCCGGGTGCGGCCGCCCGGCGTCGGGGCGGACGCGTACACGGCCGACTCGCAGTACGTCCACGGCCACATCGACGCCCTGGTCACGGACGCGGGTCTCGCCGACGAGCTGATCCGCTGGGTCACCCTCCTCGCCCCGCCGCACCCCCTGGCGCCGGCGGATCCGCCGCCCGCGCTCGGCGACACGGCCGTGCCGGCCACCGGCTGGGAGGCGGTGTGCCGCGCCCGCGACCTCACCAGGCCCGGCGCCGACGCGTACCTGGACGCGTACTTCGACGTGCGCGCGCCGATCCGCGGCGACCGCTGCGGGGGGTCCGACCGGACGGTGGAGTGCGGGTTCGGGCGCCGGGCGGGCCGGACCGTCGCGTACGCGGCGCAGAGCGGCGCCCGTACGTCGCCGGCCGGCTACCGGACGGCCGCGCGGCTCGTACGGCTCGCGGGGCGGCTCGGCGTCCCGGTGCTGACGCTCGTCGACACGCCGGGCGCGGACAACGGCCCCGACGCGGAACGGGCGGGCGCCGGGCCGGCGATCGCCGACCTGTTCGCGGCGGTGGCGACGGCGACCGTGCCGGTGACGAGCCTCCTCATCGGCGAGGGCGGCTCCGGCGGCGCCCTCGCCCTCGCCGCGCCGGGCCGGACGTACGCCGTGCCGGGGAGCTACTTTGCGGTGATCGCCCCGGAGGACGCCGCGGCCATCGTGGGCCGCGACAGGGAGGACGCACCGGAGGTCGCGAACCTGCTGTCCCTGCGCGCACCGGACGTGGCTCGGCTCGGCATCACCCACGAACACTGA